From Glycine max cultivar Williams 82 chromosome 11, Glycine_max_v4.0, whole genome shotgun sequence, the proteins below share one genomic window:
- the LOC100787933 gene encoding uncharacterized protein, with amino-acid sequence MVADFLAEIESGHIHQSSRDLLCWKPDPNGLYYTKSAYKVLQEAHDNANEDRALKIMWSLKIPPRASAFSWRLFKNRLPTRDNLRRRQVTLPSYSCPLCDLEEESITHLMFNYSKTRSLWWEPMRWVNRVGPFPIDPKNHFLQFSQWNRPSCIVKRWEFLWIALSLSIWHHRNGMVFNNQPFNPEKVMDEALFHTWSWLKCVEKGF; translated from the coding sequence ATGGTAGCTGACTTTCTAGCTGAGATCGAGTCAGGCCACATCCATCAATCCAGCAGAGATTTACTTTGCTGGAAGCCTGATCCTAATGGTCTATATTACACAAAGTCTGCATACAAAGTGTTGCAGGAGGCTCATGATAATGCTAATGAAGACAGGGCCCTTAAGATCATGTGGAGCCTGAAAATTCCCCCAAGAGCTAGTGCTTTTTCTTGGAGATTATTCAAGAACAGGCTCCCTACTAGGGATAATCTCAGAAGGAGGCAAGTGACATTGCCTTCATATAGTTGTCCTTTATGTGACCTTGAAGAAGAATCTATCACTCATCTTATGTTCAACTATTCCAAGACTAGGAGTCTTTGGTGGGAGCCTATGAGATGGGTTAATAGAGTGGGTCCTTTCCCCATAGACCCAAAGAATCACTTTCTGCAATTCTCTCAGTGGAATAGGCCAAGTTGTATAGTCAAGAGATGGGAATTTCTCTGGATAGCTCTGTCCTTGTCCATTTGGCATCACAGAAATGGCATGGTTTTCAATAATCAGCCTTTCAATCCAGAAAAGGTCATGGATGAGGCCTTATTCCACACCTGGTCCTGGCTTAAGTGTGTGGAAAAGGGCTTttaa